A window of Coturnix japonica isolate 7356 chromosome 2, Coturnix japonica 2.1, whole genome shotgun sequence contains these coding sequences:
- the NKTR gene encoding NK-tumor recognition protein isoform X2 yields the protein MGVQDRPQCYFDIEINREPVGRIMFQLFSDICPKTCKNFLCLCSGEKGIGKTTGKKLCYKGTTFHRVVKNFMIQGGDFSEGNGKGGESIYGGYFKDENFILKHDRAFLLSMANRGKHTNGSQFFITTKPAPHLDGVHVVFGLVISGFEVIEQIENLKTDTASRPYADVRVIDCGVLVTKPAKDALEKKKKVCSDSEASDSSSSGSDPSETSSESEAEDERSRRRKRKRRAKTKQSRKRRKEERKKEDLRSKRAPNQRCLSDKSDVTEKAVDVSTKRDKPVVRPEEIPPVPENRFLLRRDVPVVNTEPEPKLLDATPVLTDQKPSVSKSGRKIKGRGTIRYHTPPRSRSCSESDDDESSETPPHWKEEMQRLRTYRPPSGEKWSKGDKLSDPCTSRWDERSASRRSRSWSHNGYSDLSTVRYSSHHKKHRKKKVKHKKKSKKQKHFKKHKQAKKKKASASSEVESSRSFRKKKSSCDRERKSRSSSLSSRRSSRRDWSKSDKEDQSSSTFSSRESRSYYRSRSRSRSRSRSRSKSRSYSQRSSRSRSVSKSSRSRSRSRSSSNHRHQKTVSSSPRNISTRLNENKLNKPADPVRAVILPSDKVVIPPVVPESLPVIPLSDSPPPSRWKPGQKPWKPSYERIQEMKAKATHLIPPQTNYNLVVVKEANTSSYQKQQGSSDSDRSGYSKYHSDKSSDSWQRSRSRSSRSRSYSRSYTRSRSLSSSRTKSRSSGRSPSVNKYRSDRSGFSESTSYFSLSDDDRHRSKRKSTSGDQNTRSLKVRQETSSESTLPYKGTKDYDESSQGVKESDSLSSSDFSTDSERSGKVKGAQEKEGHFQLEGDAQQHDKNTFHSMRGEEKSKCEWDADHSKKKVVKEQSSEQPRGGAKSKQKSYSCSKWDSESNSERGGVHRGRGDSRPSSDKEEGEATSGSDTELSVTKRRKTKSNSSEGVLDSDSAWKASKQLSSSESESSHSNSTHTRGKSKKHKHESKKTLKKSHSKKAKEKSKGKKEKKHKVQKRKEVFHWQPPLEFGEEDEEDINEKPVIKDDKEKQLTRGVKDKQQQACEKDEMVKDKMGSGEKPCADENLIVKSTTDASPNRSKPNKDNINPSTSTSILNSGINVTTCNNESKHAEESNQNGLDVIQTDDNMEICTPDRNSPGKVVVDTLSPVVLTDKPQSLGATINKDLQTSEQDAVKPGNSIADFVNIKEEIGRQENNSVPASNAKDCSLKNEMAENTQSNSVDNKWKPLQGIGNLQPATISTATEVKNVASAPEAKPAGLRIEIKAKNKVRPGSLFDEVRKTARLNRRPRNQESSSEEESPSRDDNSPSRSLSRSRSKSESKSRHRTRSESYSHSRSRSRSSTYSYRSRSYTRSRSRGWYSRDRSRSRSSSYHSYKSRSRTYSRSRSRSSSYGHHSRSSRSYTYDSYYSRSRSRSKRSDSYRRSRSYDRRSRSYGSDSESDRSYSNNRSPSESSRYS from the exons GTAATGGAAAAGGAGGTGAATCTATTTATGGTGGCTATTTTAAAG atGAAAACTTTATTCTCAAACATGACAGAGCGTTCCTTTTGTCAATGGCAAACCGAGGGAAACATACCAATGGTTCCCAATTTTTCAT aacaacaaaacctgCTCCTCATCTTGATGG cgTGCACGTTGTCTTTGGACTGgttatttctggttttgaagtAATAGAACAAATAGAGAATCTGAAAACTGATACTGCCAGTAGACCCTATGCAGATGTACGAGTTATTGACTGCGGGGTGCTTGTTACAAAACCAGCAAAAGATG CtttggagaagaagaagaaagtctgTTCTGACTCAGAAGCTTCTGACTCCTCATCCAGTGGATCAGACCCCTCAGAAACTTCATCTGAAAGTGAAGCTGAAgatgaaagaagcagaagaagaaagcgTAAAAGAAGAGCTAAAACCAAGCAGTCAAGAAAAcggaggaaggaagagaggaagaaggaggatCTGAGAAGCAAACGAGCCCCAAACCAAAGATG CCTTTCTGACAAGAGCGATGtaacagagaaagcagtggATGTCAGCACAAAGAGGGATAAACCTGTGGTACGTCCTGAAGAAATTCCCCCAGTGCCTGAAAATAGATTTCTGCTGAGAAGAGATGTGCCTGTTGTCAATACAGAACCTGAACC GAAGCTTCTTGATGCTACTCCAGTTCTAACTGACCAGAAACCATCAGTGTCTAAATCTGGACgaaaaattaaaggaagagGCACAATA cGTTATCACACCCCGCCTCGATCACGGTCGTGTTCTGAATCTGATGATGATGAGAGCAGTGAGACTCCACCTCACTGGAAGGAGGAAATGCAGAGATTACGAACATATAGACCACCTAGTGGAGAGAAGTGGAGTAAAGGCGATAA gtTAAGTGACCCGTGTACAAGCAGATGGGATGAAAGAAGTGCATCACGGAGATCAAGATCTTGGTCACATAATGGGTATTCTGATCTAAGTACTGTGAGATACTCCAGCCAccacaaaaagcacagaaaaaagaaagtgaaacataaaaagaagtctaaaaagcagaagcatttcaAGAAGCATAAGcaagccaaaaaaaagaaagcatcagctTCATCAGAGGTAGAATCTTCACGTTCattcaggaagaagaaatcgTCTTGTGATCGTGAGAGGAAATCTCGTTCCTCTTCATTGTCTTCTAGACGTTCATCCAGAAGAGACTGGTCTAAATCTGATAAGGAAGACCAGAGTTCATCAACCTTCTCAAGCAGAGAGAGTCGGTCATACTACAGGTCCAGATCCAGGTCCAGGTCCAGATCTAGGTCTAGGTCTAAGTCAAGGTCTTATTCCCAAAGAAGTTCCAGATCAAGATCAGTCTCTAAATCGTCACGTTCTCGAAGTAGGTCAAGATCAAGTTCAAACCATAGGCATCAAAAGACTGTTTCCAGTTCTCCACGAAATATTTCAACGCgattaaatgaaaataagttgaACAAGCCTGCTGACCCTGTCAGAGCAGTTATACTACCAAGTGATAAAGTCGTCATCCCACCAGTTGTCCCAGAGAGCCTCCCTGTCATACCCTTAAGTGATAGTCCTCCGCCTTCAAGGTGGAAGCCTGGACAAAAACCATGGAAGCCATCTTATGAGCGAATTCAGGAAATGAAAGCTAAAGCAACTCATTTAATCCCCCCCCAAACTAATTATAATTTAGTAGTTGTTAAGGAGGCTAACACTTCTTCATATCAAAAGCAACAGGGGAGTTCTGATAGCGATCGAAGCGGCTATTCCAAATATCATAGTGATAAAAGCTCAGATAGTTGGCAGAGATCAAGAAGCAGGTCCTCTCGAAGTAGGTCATACTCAAGATCTTACACAAGATCTAGAAGTCTGTCTAGCTCAAGGACAAAGTCTCGTTCTTCTGGCAGATCACCGTCAGTGAACAAATACCGCAGTGACAGGTCAGGGTTTAGTGAGTCaacatcttatttttctcttagtgATGATGATAgacacagaagcaaaagaaaatctaCATCAGGTGATCAGAACACTCGTTCTCTTAAAGTGAGGCAAGAAACAAGCTCGGAAAGTACCCTTCCTTATAAGGGTACAAAAGACTATGATGAATCTTCTCAAGGAGTGAAAGAGAGTGACAGTTTATCATCTTCAGACTTCTCTACTGACAGTGAGCGTTCTGGTAAAGTGAAGGGAGCCCAAGAAAAGGAAGGCCATTTTCAATTAGAAGGTGATGCTCAGCAACATGATAAAAATACCTTCCATTCCATGAGAGGGGAGGAGAAATCCAAGTGTGAATGGGATGCTGATCATTCTAAAAAGAAAGTGGTTAAAGAGCAATCTTCTGAGCAACCTAGAGGTGGTgcaaaaagtaaacaaaaatccTATTCGTGTAGTAAATGGGACTCTGAATCAAACTCGGAAAGGGGAGGGGTTCATCGTGGTAGGGGAGATTCCAGACCCTCATCTGataaagaggaaggagaggccACATCAGGATCTGATACAGAACTTAGTGTtaccaaaaggagaaaaacaaaatccaattCCTCAGAAGGCGTTCTGGATTCTGATAGTGCGTGGAAGGCGAGCAAACAATTATCATCTTCTGAATCTGAGAGTTCTCATTCTAACTCAACACATACCAGAGGAAAgtcaaaaaaacacaaacatgagtcaaaaaaaactcttaaaaaatcacattccaaaaaagcaaaagaaaaatcaaaagggaaaaaggagaagaaacacaaagttcagaaaaggaaagaagtgttTCATTGGCAACCCCCACTGGAGTTTggtgaagaagatgaagaagataTAAATGAAAAGCCGGTTATCAAGgatgacaaagaaaagcagcttacCAGGGGTGTGAAggataaacaacaacaagctTGTGAAAAGGATGAAATGGTCAAAGACAAAATGGGGAGTGGTGAAAAACCTTGTGCAGATGAAAACCTGATAGTTAAAAGTACTACTGATGCCTCACCAAATCGAAGTAAGCCTAATAAAGATAACATCAATCCAAGCACTTCAACCAGTATATTAAACTCAGGAATAAATGTGACTACTTGCAATAATGAGTCTAAGCATGCTGAAGAAAGCAACCAGAATGGATTGGATGTAATTCAGACAGATGACAACATGGAGATTTGTACCCCTGATCGTAACTCGCCAGGGAAGGTGGTTGTGGACACTTTGTCTCCTGTTGTTCTCACTGATAAACCTCAGAGTTTAGGTGCTACTATAAACAAAGATTTACAGACCTCTGAACAAGATGCTGTCAAACCAGGAAACAGCATTGCAGACTTCGTTAATATTAAAGAGGAAATAGGAAGGCAAGAAAATAACTCTGTTCCTGCATCTAATGCTAAAGACTGTAGTTTGAAGAATGAAATGGctgaaaatacacaaagcaaTTCAGTTGATAATAAATGGAAGCCCTTGCAAGGTATTGGTAATTTGCAGCCAGCTACAATTAGCACTGCCACAGAAGTCAAGAATGTGGCTTCAGCTCCAGAGGCTAAGCCAGCAGGTTTAAGaattgaaataaaagctaaaaacaAAGTAAGGCCTGGATCTCTGTTTGATGAAGTTAGGAAGACAGCACGACTAAATCGAAGGCCAAGGAACCAAGAAAGCTCCAGCGAGGAGGAGTCTCCTAGTAGAGATGACAATAGTCCATCCAGGAGCCTCAGTAGGTCTCGAAGTAAATCTGAATCTAAATCCAGACACCGGACACGGTCTGAATCGTACAGTCACTCAAGAAGTCGATCCCGAAGCTCTACATATTCTTACAG GTCGAGAAGCTACACGAGAAGCAGAAGTAGAGGCTGGTACAGCAGAGATCGGTCGAGAAGCCGAAGTAGTTCTTACCACAGTTACAAGAGTCGAAG tcGAACCTATAGTAGAAGCAGATCCAGAAGTAGTTCTTACGGTCACCACAGCCGATCCAG tAGGTCATACACCTATGATAGTTACTATAGCAGAAGTCGAAGTAGAAGTAAAAGGAGTGACAGCTATCGAAGATCTAGAAGTTATGACAGAAGGTCCAG ATCTTATGGCTCTGATAGCGAAAGTGATCGCAGTTACTCCAACAACCGAAGTCCCAGTGAGAGCAGCAGATAtagctga
- the NKTR gene encoding NK-tumor recognition protein isoform X5, whose product MGVQDRPQCYFDIEINREPVGRIMFQLFSDICPKTCKNFLCLCSGEKGIGKTTGKKLCYKGTTFHRVVKNFMIQGGDFSEGNGKGGESIYGGYFKDENFILKHDRAFLLSMANRGKHTNGSQFFITTKPAPHLDGVHVVFGLVISGFEVIEQIENLKTDTASRPYADVRVIDCGVLVTKPAKDALEKKKKVCSDSEASDSSSSGSDPSETSSESEAEDERSRRRKRKRRAKTKQSRKRRKEERKKEDLRSKRAPNQRCLSDKSDVTEKAVDVSTKRDKPVVRPEEIPPVPENRFLLRRDVPVVNTEPEPKLLDATPVLTDQKPSVSKSGRKIKGRGTIRYHTPPRSRSCSESDDDESSETPPHWKEEMQRLRTYRPPSGEKWSKGDKLSDPCTSRWDERSASRRSRSWSHNGYSDLSTVRYSSHHKKHRKKKVKHKKKSKKQKHFKKHKQAKKKKASASSEVESSRSFRKKKSSCDRERKSRSSSLSSRRSSRRDWSKSDKEDQSSSTFSSRESRSYYRSRSRSRSRSRSRSKSRSYSQRSSRSRSVSKSSRSRSRSRSSSNHRHQKTVSSSPRNISTRLNENKLNKPADPVRAVILPSDKVVIPPVVPESLPVIPLSDSPPPSRWKPGQKPWKPSYERIQEMKAKATHLIPPQTNYNLVVVKEANTSSYQKQQGSSDSDRSGYSKYHSDKSSDSWQRSRSRSSRSRSYSRSYTRSRSLSSSRTKSRSSGRSPSVNKYRSDRSGFSESTSYFSLSDDDRHRSKRKSTSGDQNTRSLKVRQETSSESTLPYKGTKDYDESSQGVKESDSLSSSDFSTDSERSGKVKGAQEKEGHFQLEGDAQQHDKNTFHSMRGEEKSKCEWDADHSKKKVVKEQSSEQPRGGAKSKQKSYSCSKWDSESNSERGGVHRGRGDSRPSSDKEEGEATSGSDTELSVTKRRKTKSNSSEGVLDSDSAWKASKQLSSSESESSHSNSTHTRGKSKKHKHESKKTLKKSHSKKAKEKSKGKKEKKHKVQKRKEVFHWQPPLEFGEEDEEDINEKPVIKDDKEKQLTRGVKDKQQQACEKDEMVKDKMGSGEKPCADENLIVKSTTDASPNRSKPNKDNINPSTSTSILNSGINVTTCNNESKHAEESNQNGLDVIQTDDNMEICTPDRNSPGKVVVDTLSPVVLTDKPQSLGATINKDLQTSEQDAVKPGNSIADFVNIKEEIGRQENNSVPASNAKDCSLKNEMAENTQSNSVDNKWKPLQGIGNLQPATISTATEVKNVASAPEAKPAGLRIEIKAKNKVRPGSLFDEVRKTARLNRRPRNQESSSEEESPSRDDNSPSRSLSRSRSKSESKSRHRTRSESYSHSRSRSRSSTYSYRSRSYTRSRSRGWYSRDRSRSRSSSYHSYKSRSRTYSRSRSRSSSYGHHSRSRSYTYDSYYSRSRSRSKRSDSYRRSRSYDRRSRSYGSDSESDRSYSNNRSPSESSRYS is encoded by the exons GTAATGGAAAAGGAGGTGAATCTATTTATGGTGGCTATTTTAAAG atGAAAACTTTATTCTCAAACATGACAGAGCGTTCCTTTTGTCAATGGCAAACCGAGGGAAACATACCAATGGTTCCCAATTTTTCAT aacaacaaaacctgCTCCTCATCTTGATGG cgTGCACGTTGTCTTTGGACTGgttatttctggttttgaagtAATAGAACAAATAGAGAATCTGAAAACTGATACTGCCAGTAGACCCTATGCAGATGTACGAGTTATTGACTGCGGGGTGCTTGTTACAAAACCAGCAAAAGATG CtttggagaagaagaagaaagtctgTTCTGACTCAGAAGCTTCTGACTCCTCATCCAGTGGATCAGACCCCTCAGAAACTTCATCTGAAAGTGAAGCTGAAgatgaaagaagcagaagaagaaagcgTAAAAGAAGAGCTAAAACCAAGCAGTCAAGAAAAcggaggaaggaagagaggaagaaggaggatCTGAGAAGCAAACGAGCCCCAAACCAAAGATG CCTTTCTGACAAGAGCGATGtaacagagaaagcagtggATGTCAGCACAAAGAGGGATAAACCTGTGGTACGTCCTGAAGAAATTCCCCCAGTGCCTGAAAATAGATTTCTGCTGAGAAGAGATGTGCCTGTTGTCAATACAGAACCTGAACC GAAGCTTCTTGATGCTACTCCAGTTCTAACTGACCAGAAACCATCAGTGTCTAAATCTGGACgaaaaattaaaggaagagGCACAATA cGTTATCACACCCCGCCTCGATCACGGTCGTGTTCTGAATCTGATGATGATGAGAGCAGTGAGACTCCACCTCACTGGAAGGAGGAAATGCAGAGATTACGAACATATAGACCACCTAGTGGAGAGAAGTGGAGTAAAGGCGATAA gtTAAGTGACCCGTGTACAAGCAGATGGGATGAAAGAAGTGCATCACGGAGATCAAGATCTTGGTCACATAATGGGTATTCTGATCTAAGTACTGTGAGATACTCCAGCCAccacaaaaagcacagaaaaaagaaagtgaaacataaaaagaagtctaaaaagcagaagcatttcaAGAAGCATAAGcaagccaaaaaaaagaaagcatcagctTCATCAGAGGTAGAATCTTCACGTTCattcaggaagaagaaatcgTCTTGTGATCGTGAGAGGAAATCTCGTTCCTCTTCATTGTCTTCTAGACGTTCATCCAGAAGAGACTGGTCTAAATCTGATAAGGAAGACCAGAGTTCATCAACCTTCTCAAGCAGAGAGAGTCGGTCATACTACAGGTCCAGATCCAGGTCCAGGTCCAGATCTAGGTCTAGGTCTAAGTCAAGGTCTTATTCCCAAAGAAGTTCCAGATCAAGATCAGTCTCTAAATCGTCACGTTCTCGAAGTAGGTCAAGATCAAGTTCAAACCATAGGCATCAAAAGACTGTTTCCAGTTCTCCACGAAATATTTCAACGCgattaaatgaaaataagttgaACAAGCCTGCTGACCCTGTCAGAGCAGTTATACTACCAAGTGATAAAGTCGTCATCCCACCAGTTGTCCCAGAGAGCCTCCCTGTCATACCCTTAAGTGATAGTCCTCCGCCTTCAAGGTGGAAGCCTGGACAAAAACCATGGAAGCCATCTTATGAGCGAATTCAGGAAATGAAAGCTAAAGCAACTCATTTAATCCCCCCCCAAACTAATTATAATTTAGTAGTTGTTAAGGAGGCTAACACTTCTTCATATCAAAAGCAACAGGGGAGTTCTGATAGCGATCGAAGCGGCTATTCCAAATATCATAGTGATAAAAGCTCAGATAGTTGGCAGAGATCAAGAAGCAGGTCCTCTCGAAGTAGGTCATACTCAAGATCTTACACAAGATCTAGAAGTCTGTCTAGCTCAAGGACAAAGTCTCGTTCTTCTGGCAGATCACCGTCAGTGAACAAATACCGCAGTGACAGGTCAGGGTTTAGTGAGTCaacatcttatttttctcttagtgATGATGATAgacacagaagcaaaagaaaatctaCATCAGGTGATCAGAACACTCGTTCTCTTAAAGTGAGGCAAGAAACAAGCTCGGAAAGTACCCTTCCTTATAAGGGTACAAAAGACTATGATGAATCTTCTCAAGGAGTGAAAGAGAGTGACAGTTTATCATCTTCAGACTTCTCTACTGACAGTGAGCGTTCTGGTAAAGTGAAGGGAGCCCAAGAAAAGGAAGGCCATTTTCAATTAGAAGGTGATGCTCAGCAACATGATAAAAATACCTTCCATTCCATGAGAGGGGAGGAGAAATCCAAGTGTGAATGGGATGCTGATCATTCTAAAAAGAAAGTGGTTAAAGAGCAATCTTCTGAGCAACCTAGAGGTGGTgcaaaaagtaaacaaaaatccTATTCGTGTAGTAAATGGGACTCTGAATCAAACTCGGAAAGGGGAGGGGTTCATCGTGGTAGGGGAGATTCCAGACCCTCATCTGataaagaggaaggagaggccACATCAGGATCTGATACAGAACTTAGTGTtaccaaaaggagaaaaacaaaatccaattCCTCAGAAGGCGTTCTGGATTCTGATAGTGCGTGGAAGGCGAGCAAACAATTATCATCTTCTGAATCTGAGAGTTCTCATTCTAACTCAACACATACCAGAGGAAAgtcaaaaaaacacaaacatgagtcaaaaaaaactcttaaaaaatcacattccaaaaaagcaaaagaaaaatcaaaagggaaaaaggagaagaaacacaaagttcagaaaaggaaagaagtgttTCATTGGCAACCCCCACTGGAGTTTggtgaagaagatgaagaagataTAAATGAAAAGCCGGTTATCAAGgatgacaaagaaaagcagcttacCAGGGGTGTGAAggataaacaacaacaagctTGTGAAAAGGATGAAATGGTCAAAGACAAAATGGGGAGTGGTGAAAAACCTTGTGCAGATGAAAACCTGATAGTTAAAAGTACTACTGATGCCTCACCAAATCGAAGTAAGCCTAATAAAGATAACATCAATCCAAGCACTTCAACCAGTATATTAAACTCAGGAATAAATGTGACTACTTGCAATAATGAGTCTAAGCATGCTGAAGAAAGCAACCAGAATGGATTGGATGTAATTCAGACAGATGACAACATGGAGATTTGTACCCCTGATCGTAACTCGCCAGGGAAGGTGGTTGTGGACACTTTGTCTCCTGTTGTTCTCACTGATAAACCTCAGAGTTTAGGTGCTACTATAAACAAAGATTTACAGACCTCTGAACAAGATGCTGTCAAACCAGGAAACAGCATTGCAGACTTCGTTAATATTAAAGAGGAAATAGGAAGGCAAGAAAATAACTCTGTTCCTGCATCTAATGCTAAAGACTGTAGTTTGAAGAATGAAATGGctgaaaatacacaaagcaaTTCAGTTGATAATAAATGGAAGCCCTTGCAAGGTATTGGTAATTTGCAGCCAGCTACAATTAGCACTGCCACAGAAGTCAAGAATGTGGCTTCAGCTCCAGAGGCTAAGCCAGCAGGTTTAAGaattgaaataaaagctaaaaacaAAGTAAGGCCTGGATCTCTGTTTGATGAAGTTAGGAAGACAGCACGACTAAATCGAAGGCCAAGGAACCAAGAAAGCTCCAGCGAGGAGGAGTCTCCTAGTAGAGATGACAATAGTCCATCCAGGAGCCTCAGTAGGTCTCGAAGTAAATCTGAATCTAAATCCAGACACCGGACACGGTCTGAATCGTACAGTCACTCAAGAAGTCGATCCCGAAGCTCTACATATTCTTACAG GTCGAGAAGCTACACGAGAAGCAGAAGTAGAGGCTGGTACAGCAGAGATCGGTCGAGAAGCCGAAGTAGTTCTTACCACAGTTACAAGAGTCGAAG tcGAACCTATAGTAGAAGCAGATCCAGAAGTAGTTCTTACGGTCACCACAGCCGATCCAG GTCATACACCTATGATAGTTACTATAGCAGAAGTCGAAGTAGAAGTAAAAGGAGTGACAGCTATCGAAGATCTAGAAGTTATGACAGAAGGTCCAG ATCTTATGGCTCTGATAGCGAAAGTGATCGCAGTTACTCCAACAACCGAAGTCCCAGTGAGAGCAGCAGATAtagctga